From one Thalassobaculum sp. OXR-137 genomic stretch:
- a CDS encoding RibD family protein, producing MSITWETIRETMLHARQVRRLEGDARPLIAEIGRMREEGSDIPGAPALLDLVEAAARGRVAIAQSGQTLDGRIATARGHSHYVNGPEALDHLHRLRALVDVVIIGSGTLRADDPSLTVRRCAGENPTRVVLSGNGSVPQDRKLFTDDEAPTMVTGVDLPCEPDESGIVDPCGVLDSLSAIGHDVVLVEGGAATLSHFLRAGCLDRLHVMVAPIILGSGRQGFLLDEVETMDEARRFSSARYGLGADTLFDLVPQR from the coding sequence GTGAGCATTACCTGGGAGACGATCCGCGAGACCATGCTGCATGCCCGGCAGGTCCGGCGGCTGGAGGGCGACGCCCGGCCGCTGATCGCCGAGATCGGCCGGATGCGCGAGGAGGGCTCCGACATTCCCGGCGCGCCGGCGCTGCTCGACCTGGTGGAGGCGGCGGCGCGTGGCCGGGTGGCGATCGCCCAGAGCGGCCAGACCCTGGATGGCCGCATCGCCACGGCACGCGGCCATTCCCATTACGTCAACGGACCGGAGGCGCTCGACCACCTGCATCGGCTGCGGGCGCTGGTCGATGTGGTGATCATCGGGTCGGGGACCCTGCGGGCGGACGATCCGTCGCTGACCGTTCGGCGCTGCGCCGGCGAGAACCCGACCCGGGTGGTGCTGTCCGGCAACGGCAGCGTGCCGCAGGACCGCAAGCTGTTCACCGACGACGAGGCGCCGACCATGGTGACCGGTGTCGACCTGCCCTGCGAGCCGGACGAGAGCGGCATCGTCGATCCCTGCGGTGTGCTCGACAGCCTGTCGGCCATCGGCCATGACGTGGTGCTGGTCGAGGGCGGGGCGGCGACCCTGTCGCATTTCCTGCGGGCCGGGTGTCTCGACCGGCTGCATGTGATGGTGGCGCCGATCATCCTGGGCTCCGGCCGCCAGGGTTTTCTGCTGGACGAGGTGGAGACGATGGACGAGGCCCGCCGCTTCTCCAGCGCGCGGTATGGTTTGGGGGCGGACACCCTGTTCGACCTGGTGCCGCAGCGGTAG
- a CDS encoding ABC transporter substrate-binding protein, which translates to MNSTKVARRAAMSALGAAALALPILSLMPATAQAADPIRIGVIYDFTGPFAAGGSTAAAVGNEIAVELINEQGGVEGHKIETIVADAQSKAEVAINEATRLLDQEKVDLIMGVFSSAHCVPMAQKVDAQQKFMWANVCVSSAVFKDKNLKYVFRGQVHSDQFGWASCTFLNEYAEKKLGMKPSDLKVAIIYEDGPYGSGVASGNEETCKGYGMDVTLKEGYSATAPDLSSLITKLRRARADVILHTGYNPDITLFLRQAKEQGLKWKALIGHGAGYGQIDKLTEAFGEDANYIYNTDPVAAQLLDPKTLAPGLGDLTAEMVKRYKEKTGATEVPPHTSMGFNQAWIFFSDVLPRAIKQYGGYDPEALRKAALDTDIPVGGTVQGYGVKFNPPGHQMAGQNERSSPVVMQYVDGATKIVWPTPIQTMDPVLPLPDGHTYAR; encoded by the coding sequence ATGAATTCAACCAAGGTCGCCCGTCGGGCGGCGATGTCCGCGCTTGGCGCGGCCGCACTCGCCCTCCCGATCCTCTCCCTGATGCCGGCGACGGCACAGGCGGCCGATCCGATCCGGATCGGCGTGATCTACGACTTCACCGGGCCGTTCGCGGCCGGCGGGTCGACGGCCGCCGCCGTCGGCAACGAGATCGCCGTGGAGCTCATCAACGAACAGGGGGGCGTTGAGGGCCACAAGATCGAGACCATCGTGGCGGACGCCCAGTCCAAGGCCGAGGTCGCGATCAACGAAGCCACCCGTCTGCTCGACCAGGAGAAGGTCGACCTGATCATGGGCGTGTTCTCCTCGGCGCATTGCGTGCCGATGGCCCAGAAGGTCGACGCGCAGCAGAAGTTCATGTGGGCGAACGTCTGCGTGTCGTCGGCGGTGTTCAAGGACAAGAACCTGAAATACGTGTTCCGAGGCCAGGTCCACTCCGACCAGTTCGGCTGGGCGTCCTGCACCTTCCTGAACGAGTACGCCGAGAAGAAGCTCGGCATGAAGCCGTCGGACCTCAAGGTCGCGATCATCTATGAGGACGGCCCCTATGGGTCCGGCGTCGCGTCGGGCAACGAGGAGACCTGCAAGGGCTACGGCATGGACGTGACCCTGAAGGAGGGCTACTCCGCCACCGCCCCCGACCTGTCCAGCCTGATCACCAAGCTGCGCCGGGCCCGGGCCGACGTCATCCTGCACACCGGATACAACCCGGACATCACGCTGTTCCTGCGTCAGGCCAAGGAGCAGGGCCTGAAGTGGAAGGCGCTGATCGGCCACGGCGCCGGCTACGGCCAGATCGACAAGCTGACCGAGGCCTTCGGCGAGGACGCCAACTACATCTACAACACGGATCCGGTGGCCGCACAGCTTCTCGACCCGAAGACCCTGGCCCCCGGCCTCGGCGATCTGACGGCCGAGATGGTGAAGCGCTACAAGGAGAAGACCGGCGCCACCGAAGTGCCGCCGCACACCTCCATGGGCTTCAACCAGGCCTGGATCTTCTTCAGCGACGTGCTGCCGCGCGCCATCAAGCAGTATGGCGGGTACGATCCGGAAGCCCTGCGCAAGGCCGCGCTCGACACCGACATCCCGGTGGGCGGCACGGTCCAGGGCTATGGCGTGAAGTTCAACCCGCCGGGCCATCAGATGGCCGGCCAGAACGAGCGCTCCTCGCCGGTGGTCATGCAGTACGTGGACGGCGCGACGAAGATCGTCTGGCCGACCCCGATCCAGACCATGGATCCGGTGCTTCCGCTCCCGGACGGCCACACCTACGCGCGCTGA
- a CDS encoding L-2-amino-thiazoline-4-carboxylic acid hydrolase, whose amino-acid sequence MAEEVTLEQLRAAVNMRASAYGHIFDVLKEKFGAEEAVELLGEATRRLGTDMGAHFTAYGPADTVGLCDAFLGGIPGRDAMFAPEVIERSDARIEIQFHRCPLKDFWVADGRSEEDVERLCRAAGRIDSGLFETAGFVFKGRTWQPGQDGCCRLIVEPGTEG is encoded by the coding sequence ATGGCCGAAGAGGTAACGCTGGAGCAGCTCAGGGCGGCGGTGAACATGCGGGCCTCCGCCTATGGCCACATCTTCGACGTGCTCAAGGAGAAATTCGGCGCCGAGGAGGCGGTCGAACTCCTCGGCGAGGCGACCCGCCGGCTGGGCACCGACATGGGCGCGCATTTCACGGCGTACGGGCCGGCCGATACGGTCGGCCTGTGCGACGCCTTCCTGGGCGGTATCCCCGGCCGCGACGCGATGTTCGCGCCCGAGGTGATCGAACGCAGCGACGCGCGGATCGAGATCCAGTTCCACCGGTGTCCGCTGAAGGATTTCTGGGTCGCCGACGGGCGGTCGGAAGAGGATGTGGAACGGCTCTGCCGGGCGGCGGGCCGGATCGATAGCGGCCTGTTCGAGACCGCCGGCTTCGTCTTCAAAGGCCGCACCTGGCAGCCGGGCCAGGACGGCTGCTGCCGCCTGATCGTGGAGCCGGGGACGGAGGGGTGA
- a CDS encoding ABC transporter ATP-binding protein — MGEMLQVRGLTKKFGGFTAVNEVAFDLGEGEILGLIGPNGSGKSTTFNLIAGALPPTAGTITLEGRDITGLAPTQVCHKGVGRTYQIPRPFRKLTILENVALAAYFGSDGSISREEAWRRAEDALELTQLPVDGRARVDGLGAAGLKKLELARALATQPRLLLADESLGGLDEKEMEQAADMLSHIREQRGITIIWVEHIMGVLMRVVDRCIVLDHGEIIAAGLPHEVAHDPKVVEVYLGSDAEAVQTQVAGQATGETVGA, encoded by the coding sequence ATGGGAGAGATGTTGCAGGTCCGCGGCCTGACCAAGAAGTTCGGCGGCTTCACCGCCGTCAACGAGGTCGCGTTCGATCTGGGCGAGGGGGAGATCCTCGGCCTGATCGGACCGAACGGCTCGGGCAAGAGCACCACCTTCAACCTGATCGCCGGGGCGCTTCCGCCGACCGCCGGCACCATCACCCTGGAGGGGCGGGACATCACGGGTCTCGCCCCCACCCAGGTCTGTCACAAGGGGGTGGGGCGCACCTACCAGATCCCGCGCCCCTTCCGGAAACTGACGATCCTGGAGAACGTGGCGCTCGCCGCGTATTTCGGCTCCGACGGCTCGATCTCCCGCGAGGAGGCGTGGCGCCGGGCCGAGGACGCGCTGGAACTCACGCAGCTCCCGGTGGACGGCCGCGCCCGGGTCGACGGGCTGGGGGCAGCGGGCTTGAAGAAGCTCGAGTTGGCCCGGGCGCTGGCCACCCAACCGCGCCTTCTCCTCGCCGACGAGAGCCTGGGCGGCCTCGACGAGAAGGAGATGGAGCAGGCCGCGGACATGCTCAGCCATATCCGCGAGCAGCGGGGCATCACCATCATCTGGGTGGAACACATCATGGGCGTGCTGATGCGCGTCGTGGACCGCTGCATCGTGCTGGACCATGGCGAGATCATCGCCGCCGGACTGCCGCACGAGGTGGCGCACGATCCCAAGGTGGTCGAGGTCTATCTCGGCTCCGATGCGGAAGCCGTGCAGACGCAGGTCGCCGGGCAGGCGACCGGCGAGACAGTCGGCGCGTGA
- a CDS encoding OpgC domain-containing protein: MSLPGRTPRDPRLDFFRGIAMLIIFIAHVPENLWANYIPARFGWSDATEMFVFCSGFAAALAFGSTFTKANFAYGTMRIGYRVWQIYVAHIAMFIFIATLVLAMTAWLDGGTDYVAQLNLHWFFDNPGQALLGLFTLTYVPNYFDILPMYIGALVLVPAVMALARVHPWAAMGFVAAVYASVHIFGLSLPGHPEDASVRWFFDPLAWQLLFFTGFAFALGWIPAPRISRPWVIAAAAFVLLSAPAANWEIAKDFEVLRWVREVIWDLQEKTDFGLLRYVHFLALAYLAIAIVNPRIELLRGDWAKPIVTVGQNSLAVFLLSMGLSRVAGMVLDQIGRAPPAVALVNVAGLAIIVGFAYWCTMLKKQPWRKLAADHDARAAQAAPARRPRPEVQAPAANRTYTAPAE; encoded by the coding sequence ATGAGCCTTCCCGGCCGCACCCCGCGCGACCCCCGCCTGGACTTCTTCCGCGGCATCGCGATGCTGATCATCTTCATCGCGCATGTACCGGAAAACCTGTGGGCGAACTACATTCCGGCGCGGTTCGGGTGGTCGGACGCGACCGAGATGTTCGTGTTCTGCTCCGGCTTCGCGGCGGCGCTGGCTTTCGGCTCGACCTTCACCAAGGCGAACTTCGCCTACGGCACGATGCGGATCGGCTATCGGGTCTGGCAGATCTACGTCGCCCATATCGCGATGTTCATCTTCATCGCCACCCTGGTCCTGGCGATGACCGCCTGGCTGGACGGCGGGACGGACTATGTCGCCCAGCTCAATCTCCACTGGTTCTTCGACAATCCGGGACAGGCGCTGCTCGGGCTGTTCACCCTGACCTATGTGCCGAACTATTTCGACATCCTGCCAATGTATATCGGCGCGCTGGTCCTGGTGCCGGCGGTCATGGCGCTCGCCCGCGTCCATCCCTGGGCGGCGATGGGGTTCGTGGCGGCGGTCTACGCCAGCGTGCACATCTTCGGGCTGTCGCTGCCGGGCCATCCCGAGGATGCCTCGGTGCGCTGGTTCTTCGACCCGCTGGCTTGGCAGCTTCTGTTCTTCACCGGCTTCGCCTTCGCGCTCGGCTGGATCCCGGCCCCGCGGATCTCGCGCCCCTGGGTGATCGCCGCGGCCGCCTTCGTGCTGCTCTCCGCCCCGGCGGCGAACTGGGAGATCGCCAAGGATTTCGAGGTCCTGCGCTGGGTACGCGAGGTGATCTGGGACCTGCAGGAGAAGACCGATTTCGGCCTGCTGCGCTACGTCCACTTCCTGGCGCTCGCCTATCTCGCCATCGCCATCGTCAATCCGCGGATCGAGCTGCTGCGCGGCGACTGGGCCAAGCCCATCGTCACCGTTGGCCAGAACTCCCTGGCGGTGTTCCTGCTCTCCATGGGTCTGTCGCGGGTGGCGGGCATGGTGCTGGACCAGATCGGCCGCGCGCCGCCGGCCGTCGCCCTGGTCAATGTCGCCGGCCTGGCGATCATCGTCGGGTTCGCCTATTGGTGCACGATGCTGAAGAAACAGCCCTGGCGGAAACTGGCCGCCGACCACGACGCGCGGGCGGCACAGGCGGCACCGGCGCGCCGTCCGCGGCCGGAGGTTCAGGCGCCGGCGGCGAACCGGACCTATACCGCGCCCGCCGAGTGA
- the mdoH gene encoding glucans biosynthesis glucosyltransferase MdoH, whose amino-acid sequence MTVSDFGVAAQQRPVNRQVRAVARRRAVFMALVAVTSLGLFAWMTRLLGADGIDGLDVAMLALYAGTLPWVIIGLWNAVIGVALIHLRRDWLSSVLPLDGLEDDTSAVTAPTAIVMPVFNEDPGRVFRHLRVVETSLTRTGQDEAFEIFLLSDTTDPAIAAEEERRFAAWQAVSARPARIHYRRRTDNTRQKVGNIEEFCATWGDRFEHMIVLDADSLMTGEAILRLVRLMQRNPSLGILQTLAVGLPSSSAFARIFQFGMRHGMRAYTTGSAWWQADSGPYWGHNAILRLAPFRAHCHLPRLPGTPPLGGEILSHDQVEAALMRAAGYEVRVLPVEGGSYEENPPSLLDFIKRDLRWCQGNLQYFKLIGWPVWRPLGRVQLALAILMYLSAPMWLGFIALGMTRLFAGGFAPASDVAFSEALWSAVQWGEGVALFATMMTITFAPKIMGVLDILLSAAKRRLYGGGMRILAGAMVELVFGMLVAPVVAVAQTIFIGGLKIGRRITWNAQMRDPREVRWGQALSTLWPQTLIGLAMATGLALHAPSMLPWAAPIVLAWLLAVPFAVGSAAPRLGRALQRWRLCAVPEEFDTPAEIAAALAPVEQDIVEILPSGGPVAPALANRVPVPLKPES is encoded by the coding sequence ATGACGGTGAGTGACTTCGGCGTGGCCGCGCAGCAGCGGCCCGTCAACCGGCAGGTGCGGGCGGTGGCCCGCAGGCGCGCGGTGTTTATGGCGCTGGTCGCCGTCACCTCCCTGGGACTGTTCGCCTGGATGACCCGGCTGCTCGGTGCCGACGGCATCGACGGTCTGGACGTCGCCATGCTGGCGCTATACGCCGGCACGCTGCCCTGGGTGATCATCGGTCTATGGAACGCGGTGATCGGCGTCGCGCTGATCCATCTGCGCCGGGACTGGCTGTCGTCGGTCCTGCCGCTGGACGGGCTGGAGGACGACACCTCCGCCGTCACCGCGCCGACCGCCATCGTCATGCCGGTGTTCAACGAGGATCCGGGCCGGGTGTTCCGTCACCTGCGCGTGGTCGAGACCTCGCTGACCCGCACCGGCCAGGACGAGGCCTTCGAGATATTCCTGCTGTCCGACACCACCGATCCCGCCATCGCCGCCGAGGAGGAGCGCCGCTTCGCCGCCTGGCAGGCGGTCTCGGCCCGGCCGGCCCGCATCCACTATCGCCGGCGCACCGACAACACCCGCCAGAAGGTCGGCAATATCGAGGAATTCTGCGCCACCTGGGGCGACCGGTTCGAGCATATGATCGTGCTCGACGCCGACAGCCTGATGACCGGCGAGGCGATTCTGCGGCTGGTCCGGCTGATGCAGCGCAACCCGTCGCTCGGCATCCTGCAGACCCTGGCGGTCGGGCTGCCGTCCTCCAGCGCCTTCGCCCGGATCTTCCAGTTCGGCATGCGCCACGGCATGCGCGCCTACACCACCGGCAGCGCCTGGTGGCAGGCCGACAGCGGACCCTATTGGGGTCACAACGCGATCCTTCGGCTGGCGCCGTTCCGCGCCCATTGCCATCTGCCGCGCCTGCCGGGCACCCCGCCGCTGGGCGGCGAGATCCTCAGCCACGACCAGGTCGAGGCGGCGCTGATGCGCGCGGCCGGCTACGAGGTGCGGGTGCTGCCGGTGGAAGGCGGCTCCTACGAGGAGAACCCGCCGAGCCTGCTCGACTTCATCAAGCGCGACCTGCGCTGGTGCCAGGGCAACCTGCAGTATTTCAAGCTGATCGGCTGGCCGGTCTGGCGGCCGCTCGGCCGGGTGCAGCTCGCGCTCGCCATCCTGATGTACCTGTCCGCGCCCATGTGGCTCGGCTTCATCGCGCTGGGTATGACCCGCTTGTTCGCCGGCGGCTTCGCTCCGGCCAGCGACGTGGCCTTTTCTGAGGCCCTGTGGTCGGCGGTGCAGTGGGGTGAGGGCGTCGCCCTGTTCGCCACCATGATGACCATCACCTTCGCGCCGAAGATCATGGGCGTGCTCGACATCCTGCTGTCGGCTGCCAAGCGGCGGCTCTACGGCGGCGGGATGCGCATCCTGGCCGGCGCGATGGTCGAACTGGTGTTCGGCATGTTGGTCGCCCCGGTGGTGGCGGTGGCCCAGACCATCTTCATCGGCGGGCTGAAGATCGGCCGGCGGATCACCTGGAACGCCCAGATGCGCGACCCGCGCGAGGTGCGCTGGGGCCAGGCGCTGTCGACCCTGTGGCCGCAGACCCTGATCGGTCTCGCCATGGCGACGGGTCTGGCGCTCCATGCTCCGTCGATGCTGCCTTGGGCCGCACCCATCGTGCTCGCCTGGCTGCTCGCCGTTCCCTTCGCCGTCGGCTCGGCGGCGCCGCGCCTCGGCCGGGCGCTGCAGCGCTGGCGGCTCTGCGCGGTGCCGGAGGAGTTCGACACCCCGGCGGAAATCGCCGCCGCCCTGGCGCCGGTGGAGCAGGACATCGTGGAGATCCTGCCGTCCGGCGGCCCCGTGGCGCCGGCGCTGGCCAACCGGGTCCCCGTGCCGCTGAAGCCGGAGAGTTGA
- a CDS encoding alpha/beta hydrolase family protein, which yields MSRNLPLLVAALAWLLAVAPAAAGTLDRHAIPSPILGQSIDVRVYRPANAAGPLPVVYLLHGYGGGAEDWTGGGDAQATAEAVFAAPDAVPMLLVMPGVGNSWYVESEKYGAWSSALVQDLIPAIDRLYETRTDRSQRFVAGLSMGGYGALRLATHYPALFRAAAAFSPAVFEDVASAADFPEFQLRFFADAFGEPFEAARFNRANVFAPLKAIPPELAVDFYIMTGDHDALGLWDGALKFFRAARGAGHAVELRVRDGDHEWRLWREELAPALHWFAGLSRSADRR from the coding sequence GTGAGCCGAAATCTTCCTCTCCTGGTGGCGGCGCTGGCCTGGCTCCTGGCCGTGGCGCCGGCCGCCGCCGGCACGCTCGACCGCCACGCGATCCCGAGCCCGATCCTCGGCCAGTCCATCGATGTCCGGGTCTATCGACCGGCGAATGCGGCCGGGCCGCTGCCGGTGGTCTATCTGCTGCACGGCTATGGCGGCGGGGCGGAGGATTGGACCGGCGGCGGGGACGCGCAGGCCACCGCCGAGGCGGTCTTCGCCGCACCGGACGCGGTGCCGATGCTGCTGGTCATGCCGGGGGTCGGCAATTCCTGGTATGTGGAGTCGGAAAAATACGGGGCGTGGAGCAGCGCCCTGGTGCAGGACCTGATCCCGGCCATCGACCGGCTCTACGAGACCCGGACCGACCGGTCCCAGCGCTTCGTTGCCGGACTGTCCATGGGCGGGTACGGCGCGCTTCGTCTGGCGACGCACTACCCGGCGCTGTTCCGGGCCGCGGCCGCCTTCAGCCCGGCGGTGTTCGAGGACGTGGCGTCAGCCGCCGACTTCCCCGAGTTCCAGCTCCGGTTCTTCGCCGACGCCTTCGGCGAGCCCTTCGAAGCCGCCCGCTTCAATCGGGCCAACGTCTTCGCGCCGCTGAAGGCGATCCCGCCGGAGCTGGCGGTCGATTTCTACATCATGACCGGCGACCATGACGCTCTGGGTCTCTGGGACGGCGCGCTGAAGTTCTTCAGGGCCGCCCGCGGTGCCGGTCATGCGGTGGAACTGCGGGTGCGCGACGGCGACCACGAGTGGCGCCTGTGGCGCGAGGAACTGGCGCCGGCTCTGCACTGGTTCGCCGGTCTCTCCCGGAGCGCCGATCGCCGCTGA
- a CDS encoding creatininase family protein — protein MDLQTPTWIDWEHLTTADLAGGVPEHAVALLPVAAVEQHGPHLPLGTDAILTDAVVAAARAKGSTVATVLRLPTQRVGLSPEHLAFPGTLSLEAETVIAAWTAIGASVARAGLRKLVILNGHGGQTGLVDVVATRLRVAHGMTVVRATTFRLLGDAVELGPDEERYGLHGGMLETSMMLATAPELVRQAAAADFASSAQAWEKGFAALEGEGATGLGWMAQDLNPAGVTGNAAAASAELGHRIIDAMAGRLAAVLDDLAGFGGLA, from the coding sequence ATGGACCTTCAGACCCCGACCTGGATCGACTGGGAACATCTGACCACCGCCGACCTGGCCGGCGGCGTGCCGGAGCATGCGGTAGCGTTGCTGCCGGTGGCGGCGGTGGAGCAGCATGGCCCGCACCTGCCGCTCGGCACCGACGCGATCCTGACCGACGCGGTGGTTGCCGCCGCGCGCGCGAAAGGGTCGACGGTCGCCACCGTGCTGCGCCTGCCGACCCAGCGCGTCGGTCTCAGCCCGGAGCATCTGGCCTTTCCCGGCACCCTGTCCCTGGAGGCGGAGACGGTGATCGCCGCCTGGACCGCCATCGGCGCCTCGGTCGCCCGCGCGGGGCTGCGCAAGCTGGTGATCCTGAACGGTCATGGCGGCCAGACCGGGCTGGTCGACGTGGTCGCCACGCGGTTGCGGGTCGCCCATGGCATGACGGTGGTGCGGGCGACGACCTTCCGGCTGCTGGGCGATGCGGTCGAGCTCGGCCCCGACGAGGAACGTTACGGCCTGCATGGCGGCATGCTGGAGACCTCCATGATGCTCGCCACGGCGCCCGAGCTGGTGCGACAGGCGGCGGCGGCCGACTTTGCCTCCAGCGCCCAGGCGTGGGAAAAGGGCTTCGCCGCGCTGGAGGGGGAGGGGGCGACGGGTCTCGGCTGGATGGCCCAGGACCTCAACCCGGCCGGGGTGACCGGCAACGCGGCGGCCGCCTCGGCGGAGCTGGGCCACCGCATCATCGACGCGATGGCCGGCCGGCTCGCGGCGGTACTGGACGATCTGGCAGGGTTCGGGGGACTGGCGTGA
- a CDS encoding trans-3-hydroxy-L-proline dehydratase produces the protein MRSTTMIQIVGCHAEGEVGDVITGGVAPPPGDTLWEQSRFIAADETLRNLVLNEPRGGVFRHVNLLVPPKDPRAAMGFIIMEPADTPPMSGSNSLCVATVLLETGILPMSEPETVITLEAPGGLVQATATCRDGKVERVRMRNLPSFADKLDAALEVEGVGTLTVDTAFGGDSFVIVSAEALGFALTPDEARDIAVLGTKIIAAADEQLGFAHPDLPDWRHFSFCQVAAAPRPDGDGLIGRNAVAIRPGKIDRSPCGTGCSARMAVLYARGQLAVGQRFTGTSLIDSRFDCRIEAVEERAGRTWITPSLEGRAWLTDTRQILLDPTDPWQAGYRLSDTWPGAKG, from the coding sequence ATGCGCTCGACCACCATGATTCAGATCGTCGGGTGTCACGCCGAGGGCGAGGTCGGCGACGTCATCACCGGCGGCGTGGCACCGCCGCCCGGCGACACCCTGTGGGAGCAGTCGCGCTTCATCGCCGCCGACGAGACATTGCGCAACCTGGTGCTGAACGAGCCGCGCGGCGGCGTCTTCCGCCATGTGAACCTGCTGGTCCCGCCCAAGGATCCGCGCGCCGCCATGGGCTTCATCATCATGGAGCCGGCCGACACCCCGCCGATGTCCGGCTCCAACAGCCTGTGCGTCGCCACCGTGCTGCTGGAGACCGGCATCCTGCCCATGTCCGAGCCGGAAACGGTGATAACTCTGGAGGCGCCGGGCGGGCTGGTGCAGGCGACCGCGACCTGCCGCGACGGCAAGGTGGAGCGGGTGCGGATGCGCAACCTGCCCTCCTTCGCCGACAAGCTGGATGCCGCCCTGGAGGTGGAGGGCGTCGGCACGCTGACCGTCGACACCGCCTTCGGCGGCGACAGTTTCGTCATCGTGTCGGCCGAGGCGCTCGGCTTCGCCCTCACCCCGGACGAGGCGCGGGACATCGCCGTACTGGGCACGAAGATCATCGCGGCCGCCGACGAGCAGCTCGGATTCGCCCATCCCGACCTGCCGGACTGGCGTCACTTCTCCTTCTGCCAGGTCGCCGCCGCCCCGCGCCCGGACGGCGACGGTCTGATCGGCCGCAACGCGGTGGCGATCCGGCCGGGCAAGATCGACCGCTCGCCCTGCGGCACCGGCTGCTCCGCCCGCATGGCGGTGCTGTATGCCAGGGGCCAACTCGCGGTGGGACAGCGCTTCACCGGGACCTCGTTGATCGACAGCCGGTTCGACTGCCGCATCGAGGCGGTGGAGGAACGGGCTGGCCGGACCTGGATCACCCCGAGCCTCGAGGGGCGCGCCTGGCTCACCGATACGCGCCAGATCCTGCTCGATCCGACCGACCCCTGGCAGGCCGGCTACCGGCTCAGCGATACCTGGCCGGGCGCGAAAGGTTGA
- a CDS encoding NAD(P)H-quinone oxidoreductase, with the protein MTDIPGTDIPATMTAIEIEGAGGPPEVLKPTTRDVPAPQAGEVLVKVAYAGVNRPDCIQRSGGYPPPPGASDIPGLEIAGEVVSIAPDVTRWKVGDKVCALVPGGGYAEYCTAASDTCSPIPEGYSLEEAAAIPENYYTVWTNVFERGRLQKGETILIHGGSSGIGTTAIQLAHHFGATVYATAGSAEKCKVCTDLGADQAINYREEDFQAVMKEAGGADVILDMVGGPYIQKNVDSLKLEGRLVQIAFLQPPQVDGFNFLKVMTNRLTITGSTLRPRTVAQKAAIARQLEEKVWPLLAARTVKPIMYKTFPLKQAAEAHALMESSQHIGKIMLKA; encoded by the coding sequence ATGACCGACATTCCGGGGACCGACATTCCGGCGACGATGACGGCGATCGAGATCGAAGGCGCGGGCGGTCCGCCCGAGGTGCTGAAGCCGACCACCCGCGACGTGCCCGCCCCCCAGGCCGGCGAGGTTCTCGTGAAGGTCGCCTATGCCGGCGTGAACCGGCCGGACTGCATCCAGCGTTCGGGCGGCTATCCGCCGCCGCCGGGTGCCTCCGACATTCCGGGCCTGGAAATCGCCGGCGAGGTGGTGTCGATCGCTCCGGACGTGACCCGCTGGAAGGTGGGCGACAAGGTCTGCGCCCTGGTGCCGGGCGGCGGCTATGCCGAGTACTGCACGGCGGCCTCGGATACCTGCTCGCCGATCCCCGAGGGCTATTCCCTGGAGGAGGCCGCGGCGATCCCGGAGAACTACTACACGGTCTGGACCAACGTGTTCGAGCGCGGCCGCCTGCAGAAGGGCGAGACCATCCTCATTCACGGCGGCTCGTCCGGAATCGGCACGACGGCGATCCAGCTCGCCCATCATTTCGGCGCGACGGTCTACGCCACCGCCGGCTCGGCCGAGAAGTGCAAGGTCTGCACCGATCTGGGCGCCGACCAGGCGATCAACTACCGCGAGGAGGATTTCCAGGCGGTGATGAAGGAGGCCGGCGGCGCCGACGTGATCCTCGACATGGTCGGCGGGCCGTACATCCAGAAGAACGTGGACAGCCTGAAGCTGGAGGGCCGGCTGGTGCAGATCGCCTTCCTGCAGCCGCCCCAGGTCGACGGCTTCAACTTCCTGAAGGTGATGACCAACCGGCTGACGATCACCGGCTCGACCCTGCGGCCGCGCACGGTGGCCCAGAAGGCGGCGATCGCCCGTCAGCTCGAAGAGAAGGTCTGGCCGCTGCTGGCCGCCCGCACGGTGAAGCCGATCATGTACAAGACCTTCCCGCTGAAGCAGGCGGCCGAGGCGCATGCGCTGATGGAATCGAGCCAGCATATCGGCAAGATCATGCTGAAGGCATAA